The window AATTACCGCCAATGCCGTCGATCTTTCTGGAACGCATGTCACAGGGACACTTGCAGAGGCACGTTTTGGAGCGCTTTCCGGAGATATCACCAACACTGCTGGATCATATGTCACGACTATCTCTGCCAATGCGGTTGCTCTCACTACCGACACGACCGGAAACTACGTCGCTACCATCACCAATGGAAACGGTATCACAGGATCATCAGCCTCCGAAGGTGGTACACCAACACTCTCTGTCAACCTCCTCACAACAGCCGATGGAGTCGGATCAACATCAAGTAACTCTGGTCTGGAATTCCAAGGAGTAGGAAGTGATGCTCTCGCTCTGATCCAAGGCTGTGCTGCAAACGATGTCCTCTCATGGAACGACACAACGTCTGTTTGGTATTGTGCTTCTGTCTCTGGTGTCGGAGGTGTGACTGGAACAGGAACAGCCAACTACAACACTTACTGGACAGGCACAAGTACTCTCGGATCCGAACAATTTGTCAACGTCTCTCGTGGAGGAACAGGAGTTTCTGGAGCTACTGCAGGGAATGGAACTCTCCTCATCGGTACAGGTACCGGCTATGCTCTCGCAACACTTACCCAGGGAACAGGTATCACGGTGACCAATGCTTCTGGGAGTATCACTCTTGCAACCACAGCACCAACATCGGTGGTCAACGATACCAACATCACCGGATCGATAGCGAGTAATGCTCTCACCCTTGGATGGACTGGACAGCTCGCAGTGAGTCGTGGTGGAACAGGAGTCGGATCACTGACGTCCAATGGTCTCCTCTATGGCAATGGTACAGGCGCAGTCCAAGTCACGACGGCTGGTACCGATGCTCAATTCCTCGTCGCCAATCTGACAGGTGTCCCAACATTTGTCGGTATGTCAGGCGATGTCACCATTACCAATGCCGGTGTCGCTACCATCGGTGCCGACAAAGTTGCTCTCACTACCGACACGACCGGAAACTACGTCGCTACCATCACCAATGGAAACGGTATCACAGGATCATCAGCCTCCGAAGGTGGTACACCAACACTCTCTGTCAACCTCCTCACAACAGCCGATGGAGTCGGATCAACATCAAGTAACTCTGGTCTGGAATTCCAAGGAGTAGGAAGTGATGCTCTCGCTCTGATCCAAGGCTGTGCTGCAAACGATGTCCTCTCATGGAACGACACAACGTCTGTTTGGTATTGTGCTTCTGTCTCTGGTGTCGGAGGTGTGACTGGAACAGGAACAGCCAACTACAACACTTACTGGACAGGCACAAGTACTCTCGGATCCGAACAATTTGTCAACGTCTCTCGTGGAGGAACAGGAGTTTCTGGAGCTACTGCAGGGAATGGAACTCTCCTCATCGGTACAGGTACCGGCTATGCTCTCGCAACACTTACCCAGGGAACAGGTATCACGGTGACCAATGCTTCTGGGAGTATCACTCTTGCAACCACAGCACCAACATCGGTGGTCAACGATACCAACATCACCGGATCGATAGCGAGTAATGCTCTCACCCTTGGATGGACTGGACAGCTCGGGATAAGCAGAGGCGGGACAAATGCAACTACCATAGGCAGTGCAGGATCGATAGCCTATTCTACAGGAACAGCCTATGATTTCTCAGCTGTCGGCACATCGGGACAGTGTCTCAAATCAGGAGCGACCGGAGTCCCTACGTGGGGTGCGTGTGGTATTTCGTCTATCGGAGATACGATCGGATCTGCGACGGCTGGTTCGATATTCTTTGCAGGAGCAGGAGGCATTCTCGCGGAAGATAATGCCAACTTCTTCTGGGATGATACGAACAATCGACTCGGACTCGGGACGGCGACACCTACTGCTAATTTCCAAGTCGCCCAAGGCACAGCAGGAATAGGAACAGTTTCCAATGGGGCAGGAGGAACAATTGTCACAGGTGTCGGTACACAATTCCTCAATACGTTTAAGATAGGTGATACCATTACTATCAATGGAGAAACAAAAACTATTTCAGCTATTGCATCTGATACTTCTATGACTACAGATGCTTTCGCTGGTGCTAACTCAGGCATTGCATATACTCTCACTGGAGGAACAAGATTTTCAGTATTGGGAAATGGCAATGTCGGTATTGGTGATGTCACTCCAGCTTCGATGTTCACCGTCGGAAACGGGGATCTCTTTCAGGTCAATTCTGCCGGTGCGATCGTAGCAGCGACAGGTATCACGAGTTCAGGAACCATTACGCTTTCTGGACTCAGTACGGCTGGCATCGTGACTAATACCGCAGGAGGAGTCCTCGGAACAGTGGCATCTATCCCTGTCGCCAATGGTGGAACGAATGCGACTACCATAGGCAGTGCAGGATCGATAGCCTATTCTACAGGAACAGCCTATGATTTCTCATTGGTTGGTACCGCTGGACAAGCTCTCATCTCAGGAGGAACAGGAGCTCCGACTTTCTTTGCTCCGACTCTCGGAAGCGTACTCTTTGCTACCACATCTGGAGCCCTTGCACAGGACAATGCCAACTTCTTCTGGGATGATACAAACAATAGACTCGGACTAGGGACCGCGACACCAGCATCGATGCTCGATATCTACGGGGCTTCCAATGCTCTCAGACTTTCGTATGACGGAACAAATGCTAATACTATTTCTACCCTTGCGAATGGCGATCTCTCTCTCGCAAGTACCAATACCACCGAGGCCGCTGTTGTCATCGGTACAGGCGCTGCTTCTCAGGATGCTTCAGCACAGTTCGCTTCTCTCAACACCTATTTTGTTGGTTCGGACTATACCACGGGGAGCTTTATGATAGGCGGAGGATCCATTGTCCAATCGGGAAATGCTTTCATAACAGCCACTTCTACTGGCAACATCGGTATCGGGACAGCGACACCTACCGCCTTCCTTACTCTTGCTCAGCCGAGTGTCTCAGGAACACTGGTCAATGCCATTACCGCAGTAGGCGGTTCTTCAACTGGTGCTAATGGTATTGGTGGAGGATTTTCATTCACAGGAGGAAATGGAAATGGCAGTGGTAGCGGTGGAGCATTCACGTATGTCGGAGGGACGGGTGGAGCAACGGGTAATGGTGGAGCTATCAGTATTACGAGTGGTGCAGGCGGGAGCACGAGTGGTATAGCGGGGAATATACTTATTGCGGGAGGAGATGGACCACACACAACTGGTGGTGGCTCGGTGACGCTCAAGGGAGGGACATATGGAACATATGGAGCATCTCAGATTGTTCTCAATCCATCAGGGTCTATTACTATGGGAAGAATAGCTTTGAGTACCGCTAATGGGAACGGTGTAGTGCCAAGCGCTGGATCAATTTCTCTCATAACAGGAAATGGAAATGGGGCAGGTACTGGTGGTGCTATCAGTCTTACCGCCGGTAATGGTGGAACGACAAACGTGAATGGTTCTGACATTACACTTCTCGGTGGTGTAGGTGGAGGATCCGGTCTCGCAGGCAATATCCTTCTCGCTTCTACACATGGTTTTGTCGGTATCGGTGATGCCACTCCTGCTTCGATGCTTTCTGTTGGTAACGGGGATCTCTTCCAGGTCAATTCTGCCGGAGCGATTGCTGCCGCTACGGGTATCACGAGCTCGGGAACGATCACGCTCTCAGGCCTCAGTGTCGCTGGTATCGTAACTAATGATGCTGGTGGAGTGCTCAGTACGATGACTTCTATCTCAGTCGCTACAGGAGGAACAGGAGCTTCGACTGTCGGTGGAGCAGGAAGTATCGCCTATTCGGATGGTTCTGCTTACGCTTTCTCAGCCGTCGGTACTGCTGGACGAGCACTCATCTCAGGCGGTGCTGGTGCTCCGACGTTCTATGCTCCGACTGCCGGATCACTCCTCTTTGCGGGTACGAGTGGTATTCTCGAGCAGGATAATGCGAGCCTCTTTTTCAACAACACGACCAATATGCTCGGTGTCGGTATAGCTGTCCCAGAAGCTAAGCTCGATGTTGCTTCTACTTCTACCTCGACAACTGCTGGGAGTGAATACGGACTTCGGACAACATTTGCAGATACGGGTGTCGTGACAACGGGTCAGGATATCACGTATGGTAATTACACATCGTTCACACGGACAGGTGCGACAGGAGGAACGATCGATAGTTATGGTTCGTATGTAACAGCGACAGGGAGTACGGGTGGTGCGAGCACCCTCTACGGTTCGTACGTGACAGCGACGGGAGCGGATACGAACTATGGAAGCAGGAGTGAAGCATCTGGTACTACAGGAGCTCTCTTATACGGGGCATACAATATCGCTTCTTCAAGTACGGGCAATACCATAACGAATGCGTATGGAATGTACGGAAAAGTCGATGCGAATAGCGGGAGTATTACGAACGGATATGCGCTCTATGGTGGAGCGAGTGCGAGTGGCACAGTGTCCAATGGCTATGGACTCTATCTCGAGGACATCGCCGCGACAACCGGATACGGTGTCTACCAAGCGGGTGCCGATGATCACAACTATTTTGCGGGTAATGTCGGTATCGGTGCAGGGACGACAGGAGCTACCAATGCTCTCGAAGTGCGCTCAACGACCGCTCCACAACTCCGTGTCGCGTATGATGCTTCGAACTATTTCACCCAATCAGTCTCTGCAACAGGTGTCGTGACCTTCGATGCGACAGGCGCTGGTGCGGGATTCTCTATCGCTGACAATCTCACTATCGGTGATGCGTCAGCTGACACTGTAACGGTGAATGCTTCCACGTGGACACTTGCCAATGATACGAATTTTGCTCTTTCTGGAGGAGTGAATGGTTTTTCTGTCGACAGTACGACATTCTCAGTGGATGGACTGAATCATCGTGTCGGTATCGGCACAGCGACTCCGAATGTTCAACTGGAAGTCTATGGGACATCCAATGCCATCCGTCTCGCGTATGACGTGAGCAATTATTCGACACTTTCCACCTCGAGTACTGGAGAGTTGAGCATCGTATCATCGAGCTCTTCCGAAGGCGCGATCGTGATCGGTAATGGTTCTGCGACTGACCTCTCTATACAGTTTGATGGTTCATCAAGTGACTATTTCGTTGGTCGTGATGCGACGAGTACGAATTTCTTGATCGGTTCTGGTATGACGGTACAGGATAGTAATGCATTGCTCAACATCACATCGACAGGACTCGTCGGTGTCGGTATGACTCCTCTCGCGAAACTCGATGTGACGCTTGCTTCGACAAGTACGACGGGTGCGACACAGTATGCACTACGTAGTACATTGACCGATACAGGTATCGTCACCACGGGTACGGATACGACTTATGGCAATTACAATTCACTCACGAGAACCGGCGCAACTGGAGGTACGATCAACAGTTATGGCAATTACACGCTTCTCACTACTGATGACGCCGGAGTAGGGACGAGCACGGCTTACGGAAGTTACATCGATACCGGAGTGGCAGGGGCGACCAATGCCGATACGGTCTATGGTATGTATATCAATACCGAATCCAACGCAGGAACAACTACGGGTCTCTATGTGGATGCCGGTACAGGGGCGGGGACAGAATATTCTGCCGTGTTTATGAATGGCAACGTCGGTATCGGTACCGCGACACCAGCCTATGCTCTCGATGTACTCGCGACTGGTACAGGAGCTATCGCACGGTTCAACAGTGCGAACAATACAGGATGTACACTCGCTACTGACGGTACGATCACTTGTTCTTCGGACGAACGATTGAAGAAAAATATCGTGAGTATGACCGATAGTCTCTCAGCAGTGATGGCACTTCGTCCAGTAGAATACAACTGGAAATATCAGAATGACAGCGAGACCAAGAATTTCGGATTTATTGCTCAAGAAGTAGAGTCTGTCCTCCCTCGTCTCGTCATCACCGATGAGAATGGATACAAAGAATTGAACACCATCGGACTCGTCCCGATCATTGCTCAGGCTGTCCAAGAACAACAGACGCAGATTGTGTCTATCAACCTGAGAACAGATCAGAATGTGACGACTCTCAATGAACTCCAGGCATCGGTCGACACACAACTCGTTGTCATAGGATCGAAACTCGATGCACTCACTCTCCGTAACACACAGTATGATACGTATTTTGCCAACGACGATACGCGATTGACTGATCATGATGTCCGTCTCACGGCACTCGATACACTCACGGATCAGTTGCGTCTCGACGTGAATATGGAGACCGCACGCATCACTCTTCTCGAAACACAGATGCAGTCACTCACTGATTTCTACACGGCTTTTGACCTGAACAGTGTCATTGCTAAAAATGCTACAGGAGATATTGACCTCACTGTCGATGCCGCTGGCAATCGCGTGCTTCTCGGTGGAAAATTGAAAGCCGTACTTCTCGAAACAGGAGGATTGACGATCGAAGTGTCCGATCCTCTCGCACCGACCATCGGTACGGCCGAGGTACTACCTGTCGCTCTCGATGCGAACAGTGATGGAAATGATGACTATACAGGATTACCGATGACAGATACTCTCGTACTTGCTCGTGATGGCACGTCTGTATCGGTGATGACTCGAGCTATGATCCCGATGGTGAACGGTTCTCGTATCTTCACGACATGGAAGAATAACCCGAGTGGATTCAGCTGGGTCGAGAAGACCAAAGATGCGCAAAATGATTTCGTCGGATTCCAGATTCGTCTCTCGACACCTGTAACCGCTCCGACCAAAGTCGACTGGCTCCTCATAGAGCAGAAGGGGAATATCGTTCCATAAGAATGGGGAATACCCAATATCAAATCAATCCTCAAATAAGAAAATATCAAAATGAATGAAATAAATAGAAACATTGAAAAATTAGATTATTGAGAATTGTTTGAAAATTGAAAATTGAAAATTAGAAATTATGTATTCAGTTATTCATTAGGTATTAGAAATTAGATATTAGGTATTAAATCGGTATTCAATCATTCATTAGGTATTAGGAATTAGATATTAGGTATTTGGTATTTGGTATTCAGTCGGTATTAGATATTATTATGGCTTCTCAATACGATATAACCAAAAGTAGAACGTGGCAGTGGATCATCATTCTCCTCATTCTTTTCGGTATGACCGGAGCGTATTGGTATTTCCAGACACGTGCGGCGGTGACATTGAATAAATCTGGCGTGAGTGGAACAACAATAAATGCTTCGCAGAATACTTCGCTTACAAATGGCTTGGTAGGGCAATGGTCGTTCGATGGCAAGGATACTGCCTGGACGTCCTCTGCTGCCGGTACCATCGCTGATACCTCTGGAAGTGGCAACACCGGCACGCTCACCAATATGAGCCAAACCACCAGTCCTGTTCCAGGAAAAATCGGCCAAGCCCTCAGTTTCTGGCCAGGAGGAGTGGATACAAATGCTTACGTCGCAGTAGGTGATCCAGTTTCGGGTGCTTTGGATTTCGGTTCTGGTGATTTCTCGGTCGGACTCTGGCTGAAAGGAAATGGGTATGTCAGTCAGGGTAGCGCTGGTAATTTTGCGTTGAGTAAGAGAAGTAATGATACTGCAGGGTGTTTAGGGTACGCACTTGCCTACGATAGTTCCAATAGGATGCAGTTTGGTATAGGAAATGGTACAACTTGTTTCATCGTAACCGCTTCTCATTCCACGGTTTCTGATAACCAGTGGCATCATTACGTAGGCCTGCGATCTGGAAATGATATCTACCTTTTTGTTGATGGCGTGTTGAACTCAACTACTACGGTTTCTGGATCAGTCTCTAGTTCGTATCTGTTTCATGTAGGAAGTGATAGTAATCCTGATAGAAATACCAATGCTCTTATCGATGACGTCCGTGTCTACAACCGTGCCCTCTCTGTCACAGAAATTGCAAATCTCTATGACCTCGGACAAAGTGACAAGGTAAATAGCAGTATTTCTCAATCCCAAGGCACGGGTCGACTCGACTCCGGCCTCGCAGGTTATTGGAAGATGGATGACAATACTGGCACGAGCGCGACAGATAGCAGTACGAATGGGAACACTGGCACACTGACCAACGGCCCGACCTGGACGACTGGACAAATCGGCGGTGGACTGAATTTTGCTGCGGCAAGTAATCAGTATATCAACGCTGGAAACAATACTTCGCTTAAATTTACGAATGGCCCTTATACCCTTTCTGCATGGGTAAAATTAAACTCTATTCCGACCAATGGGACAAACACCGTAGTGATAACAAAATTGGGGACATCAAACGATTACTATTATTTTGGAATTTCTCATAACAATAGTGTTATAGCACCTTTTTGGAGGCCTGGTAGTGGTGCGTCTATGCATTTGGGCACTGGTGCGATGGTCACGGATCAGTGGTATCACATCGTGGTAACGTTTAACAAACCTGATTATGTGATGTATATCAATGGCGCAATGAATATTTCAGGGACAGATACCGTACCCGGTGGTTTCGTTAATGGTGATGGCAATTTTTATATTGGGAGTAATGCTGGGATCGGATTTTTTGATGGGAGTATCGATGAAGTCCGTGTCTACAATCGCACCCTCTCAGCCGATGAAGTCTCAGAGCTCTATCGTCTCACTGCTCCGACTGGAACAGATACAAGTCTGAAAGGCTACTGGTCATTCAATGGACAGGATATGAATGGCACCACCGCTTATGATCGCTCTGGCGCCGGCAACAATGGCACCCTTACCAATGGCCCAACCCCCACTATCGGCAAAATCGGACAAGCACTTTCGATTAATAGTAGTAAATACGTTTTGATAAATAGTGCTCCTACTCCCGCATCAGCTTCCTATGGGGCATGGGTCGATAATACGAGTTCTGGTGTCGACACAAGTTGTTTTATGGGTTATTGCGGTTCGAGTTCGGTTGTGCAAAACATCCATCTATGTATCAAGGACGCGGGAGCATACTCAAGTAATTTCGGAGTTTACGCGTTTGTAGGAAATGGTTCCCAAACATTAACAGCGTTCCACAATATTCATCCCTATCCTAAGAACAGTTGGCATCATATCTTTGCGACCTACGATGCACCCTCTGGGCTACTCAATTTGTATTTTGATGGAAATATGGTATCTAGCACATCAGGCACCGCCGGTCTTGGAATATCGTACGGCAC of the Candidatus Moraniibacteriota bacterium genome contains:
- a CDS encoding tail fiber domain-containing protein; this translates as ITANAVDLSGTHVTGTLAEARFGALSGDITNTAGSYVTTISANAVALTTDTTGNYVATITNGNGITGSSASEGGTPTLSVNLLTTADGVGSTSSNSGLEFQGVGSDALALIQGCAANDVLSWNDTTSVWYCASVSGVGGVTGTGTANYNTYWTGTSTLGSEQFVNVSRGGTGVSGATAGNGTLLIGTGTGYALATLTQGTGITVTNASGSITLATTAPTSVVNDTNITGSIASNALTLGWTGQLAVSRGGTGVGSLTSNGLLYGNGTGAVQVTTAGTDAQFLVANLTGVPTFVGMSGDVTITNAGVATIGADKVALTTDTTGNYVATITNGNGITGSSASEGGTPTLSVNLLTTADGVGSTSSNSGLEFQGVGSDALALIQGCAANDVLSWNDTTSVWYCASVSGVGGVTGTGTANYNTYWTGTSTLGSEQFVNVSRGGTGVSGATAGNGTLLIGTGTGYALATLTQGTGITVTNASGSITLATTAPTSVVNDTNITGSIASNALTLGWTGQLGISRGGTNATTIGSAGSIAYSTGTAYDFSAVGTSGQCLKSGATGVPTWGACGISSIGDTIGSATAGSIFFAGAGGILAEDNANFFWDDTNNRLGLGTATPTANFQVAQGTAGIGTVSNGAGGTIVTGVGTQFLNTFKIGDTITINGETKTISAIASDTSMTTDAFAGANSGIAYTLTGGTRFSVLGNGNVGIGDVTPASMFTVGNGDLFQVNSAGAIVAATGITSSGTITLSGLSTAGIVTNTAGGVLGTVASIPVANGGTNATTIGSAGSIAYSTGTAYDFSLVGTAGQALISGGTGAPTFFAPTLGSVLFATTSGALAQDNANFFWDDTNNRLGLGTATPASMLDIYGASNALRLSYDGTNANTISTLANGDLSLASTNTTEAAVVIGTGAASQDASAQFASLNTYFVGSDYTTGSFMIGGGSIVQSGNAFITATSTGNIGIGTATPTAFLTLAQPSVSGTLVNAITAVGGSSTGANGIGGGFSFTGGNGNGSGSGGAFTYVGGTGGATGNGGAISITSGAGGSTSGIAGNILIAGGDGPHTTGGGSVTLKGGTYGTYGASQIVLNPSGSITMGRIALSTANGNGVVPSAGSISLITGNGNGAGTGGAISLTAGNGGTTNVNGSDITLLGGVGGGSGLAGNILLASTHGFVGIGDATPASMLSVGNGDLFQVNSAGAIAAATGITSSGTITLSGLSVAGIVTNDAGGVLSTMTSISVATGGTGASTVGGAGSIAYSDGSAYAFSAVGTAGRALISGGAGAPTFYAPTAGSLLFAGTSGILEQDNASLFFNNTTNMLGVGIAVPEAKLDVASTSTSTTAGSEYGLRTTFADTGVVTTGQDITYGNYTSFTRTGATGGTIDSYGSYVTATGSTGGASTLYGSYVTATGADTNYGSRSEASGTTGALLYGAYNIASSSTGNTITNAYGMYGKVDANSGSITNGYALYGGASASGTVSNGYGLYLEDIAATTGYGVYQAGADDHNYFAGNVGIGAGTTGATNALEVRSTTAPQLRVAYDASNYFTQSVSATGVVTFDATGAGAGFSIADNLTIGDASADTVTVNASTWTLANDTNFALSGGVNGFSVDSTTFSVDGLNHRVGIGTATPNVQLEVYGTSNAIRLAYDVSNYSTLSTSSTGELSIVSSSSSEGAIVIGNGSATDLSIQFDGSSSDYFVGRDATSTNFLIGSGMTVQDSNALLNITSTGLVGVGMTPLAKLDVTLASTSTTGATQYALRSTLTDTGIVTTGTDTTYGNYNSLTRTGATGGTINSYGNYTLLTTDDAGVGTSTAYGSYIDTGVAGATNADTVYGMYINTESNAGTTTGLYVDAGTGAGTEYSAVFMNGNVGIGTATPAYALDVLATGTGAIARFNSANNTGCTLATDGTITCSSDERLKKNIVSMTDSLSAVMALRPVEYNWKYQNDSETKNFGFIAQEVESVLPRLVITDENGYKELNTIGLVPIIAQAVQEQQTQIVSINLRTDQNVTTLNELQASVDTQLVVIGSKLDALTLRNTQYDTYFANDDTRLTDHDVRLTALDTLTDQLRLDVNMETARITLLETQMQSLTDFYTAFDLNSVIAKNATGDIDLTVDAAGNRVLLGGKLKAVLLETGGLTIEVSDPLAPTIGTAEVLPVALDANSDGNDDYTGLPMTDTLVLARDGTSVSVMTRAMIPMVNGSRIFTTWKNNPSGFSWVEKTKDAQNDFVGFQIRLSTPVTAPTKVDWLLIEQKGNIVP
- a CDS encoding LamG domain-containing protein, encoding MASQYDITKSRTWQWIIILLILFGMTGAYWYFQTRAAVTLNKSGVSGTTINASQNTSLTNGLVGQWSFDGKDTAWTSSAAGTIADTSGSGNTGTLTNMSQTTSPVPGKIGQALSFWPGGVDTNAYVAVGDPVSGALDFGSGDFSVGLWLKGNGYVSQGSAGNFALSKRSNDTAGCLGYALAYDSSNRMQFGIGNGTTCFIVTASHSTVSDNQWHHYVGLRSGNDIYLFVDGVLNSTTTVSGSVSSSYLFHVGSDSNPDRNTNALIDDVRVYNRALSVTEIANLYDLGQSDKVNSSISQSQGTGRLDSGLAGYWKMDDNTGTSATDSSTNGNTGTLTNGPTWTTGQIGGGLNFAAASNQYINAGNNTSLKFTNGPYTLSAWVKLNSIPTNGTNTVVITKLGTSNDYYYFGISHNNSVIAPFWRPGSGASMHLGTGAMVTDQWYHIVVTFNKPDYVMYINGAMNISGTDTVPGGFVNGDGNFYIGSNAGIGFFDGSIDEVRVYNRTLSADEVSELYRLTAPTGTDTSLKGYWSFNGQDMNGTTAYDRSGAGNNGTLTNGPTPTIGKIGQALSINSSKYVLINSAPTPASASYGAWVDNTSSGVDTSCFMGYCGSSSVVQNIHLCIKDAGAYSSNFGVYAFVGNGSQTLTAFHNIHPYPKNSWHHIFATYDAPSGLLNLYFDGNMVSSTSGTAGLGISYGTYGSDVYLGGCTARATLPANIDEARVYDRALSASEVTTLYNASR